The Arachis ipaensis cultivar K30076 chromosome B10, Araip1.1, whole genome shotgun sequence DNA window AGTGACACACTTAAAGACCTTGCACCTTGAGCACAAGATATATCCAACCTACACaaataaaattacaaaaacaCAAGAAGAAAGCTATAAATTCTATTATAACAACACCAACTATCATCTTTAACATCATATATTGGTTTCATTGTCATTTTCCCATTGAGTTAAGTTTTGCATAGTCACCTAATCAAATAATTCTATTGGATGATTATTCAAGTAGCGAGTTTTGCTGAAAAGATCATATGACACTTAGACACTACGTGATTGGATGTCTACGTAAAACACCGACAATGCAGACAAATTGAAGGCTTTTCATTTCCATAGCATGACATTAGTGATAGTGAGAAGTAGTTACAGCTCTGCAGGTAGGACATCTACGGTAGAGGCGCTTGTTTTCAGCTCTGACATTTGTCTTTTGGCCTTTGCAGAAGTCACATAACAACCACCCTTTCCCATTGCAAGGCTCACACATTATGGTGCCATCAACCTTAACACCAACACAACACAACACATTATTTATTGtccaaaggaaataaactaatcAACCATATTTGTTTGTTAAACACCCTAAATTATGGTGTCCATTCACAACTAACATGATCCAAAAACAAGAGTTTCAATGTTGGATCATAGTTACATGAATTCACCAATTAGATAGTGTACCGCATACCAATTCATCTGCGTACCAAAACGTCATATGTATATTTTTCACATAACTATGTGTTGGAGGAAAGATTCATACTCACCCTTCCACCAAATCTAATATCACATGGGAAATTTGATACATTTCTAACTCCATATATTTACATAAAAATCTAGCATTTGAAAGTTATTTTTGTGACACAAATACAGACATTATAAATAAGTAAACTTGATTTTTTGAAAggttttaacaatttttttattagatAAATACTTCTTATATTTTCTATCCAAATGGAAAATtgtcttttttaataaaaaagattttttttaaaaaatatttttactaaaaGCTAATACAAATTCCAACTCATATTTGCATACCACGATTCACGCTTCAAGATCAAGAAAAAGCGTGTTAAATATATaaacaattatttaatttaatataccTCTACCTATGCTATGCTTTTGAGACAAACGGTTCgacgaaaaattaaaaaaataaaaaagtataaatcaaaatttcaaaatggCAAACACcaaagaggaaagaaaatatcAAAATTGAGGAGTATGAAGACGCAGAAGATAAAGAAACATTTCGATTGATGAAAGGATAAAatattaactaaattaataagCATGGTAGCATCAGTAGCATGTACCATTTGTTGCTGAATAGGGGCACACTGAAGTGGCTTCGTGTGAACTACACGGGTGTGCATGggagctgaagaagaagaagaaagggaaccCCAATTTCGCAGAGATGGTGATGTGATTGCAGTAATATTGAACATAGTCGCCATTTCTGGGTTTTGAGCTTCGCTTCTGGTTTTTCCCTTCCTTTCTTCCTTCCATCGCGTTATCCAAAACCCGAAGCCACGTAACACAACTCTAACCCTCGGTTGTGCCAAAATAACATTTATGCCATTG harbors:
- the LOC107623294 gene encoding uncharacterized protein LOC107623294, whose translation is MATMFNITAITSPSLRNWGSLSSSSSAPMHTRVVHTKPLQCAPIQQQMVDGTIMCEPCNGKGWLLCDFCKGQKTNVRAENKRLYRRCPTCRAVGYILCSRCKVFKCVTFPNFDDSEE